One genomic window of Acidovorax radicis includes the following:
- a CDS encoding LysR substrate-binding domain-containing protein, giving the protein MTLTELKYIVAVAREKHFGHAADACYVSQPTLSVAIKKLEEELDVKIFERSAGEVTVTALGEEIVRQAQSVLEQAAAIKELAKRGKDPLSGPLTLGVIYTIGPYLLPDLVRHSIARNPQMPLMLQENFTVKLLEMLRTGEIDCAVLAEPFPDTGLAMAPLYDEPFMAAVPSAHPLATKKSVTAAELKNETMLLLGAGHCFRDHVLEVCPEFARFSSNAEGIRKSFEGSSLETIKHMVAAGMGVTLVPRLSVPRDALLTVSRRRKSDETYIRYLPIREEDGGPPPMRRVVLAWRRSFTRYEAIAALRNAIYACELPGVTRLS; this is encoded by the coding sequence ATGACCCTCACCGAACTCAAGTACATCGTTGCGGTGGCCCGCGAGAAGCACTTCGGCCATGCAGCCGATGCGTGTTATGTGTCGCAGCCCACGCTGTCGGTGGCCATCAAGAAGCTGGAGGAAGAGCTGGACGTCAAGATCTTCGAGCGCAGCGCGGGCGAGGTGACCGTGACTGCGTTGGGCGAGGAGATCGTGCGCCAGGCGCAAAGTGTGCTGGAGCAGGCGGCCGCCATCAAGGAGCTTGCCAAGCGGGGCAAAGACCCGCTGTCCGGACCGCTCACGCTGGGGGTCATCTACACCATCGGGCCTTATCTGCTGCCCGATCTGGTGCGGCATTCGATTGCGCGCAACCCCCAGATGCCGTTGATGCTGCAGGAGAATTTCACCGTCAAGCTGCTGGAGATGTTGCGCACCGGCGAGATCGATTGCGCCGTGCTGGCTGAGCCTTTTCCGGACACCGGCCTGGCCATGGCGCCGCTGTATGACGAGCCTTTCATGGCGGCCGTGCCCAGCGCGCACCCGCTGGCGACCAAGAAGTCGGTGACCGCCGCCGAACTCAAGAACGAAACCATGCTGCTTCTGGGCGCGGGCCACTGTTTTCGGGACCATGTGCTGGAGGTCTGCCCCGAGTTCGCGCGTTTTTCCAGCAATGCCGAGGGCATCCGCAAGTCGTTCGAGGGGTCGTCGCTCGAAACCATCAAGCACATGGTGGCGGCGGGCATGGGCGTGACGCTGGTGCCCCGCCTGTCGGTGCCGCGCGATGCGCTGCTCACGGTGTCGCGGCGTCGCAAGAGCGACGAAACATATATCCGCTACCTGCCGATTCGCGAGGAGGATGGCGGCCCACCGCCGATGCGGCGTGTGGTGCTGGCGTGGCGGCGCAGTTTCACGCGCTACGAGGCCATTGCGGCGCTGCGTAACGCGATTTATGCCTGCGAATTGCCTGGTGTGACACGCTTGTCCTGA
- the recG gene encoding ATP-dependent DNA helicase RecG, with product MPAPAKDSSRAAARTAPAAASKGAVSVAQKALQKLGLRRDIDLALHLPLRYEDETRITPLANARDGQMMQIEATVTASEVQLRPRRQLVVQVEDATGVCELRFFSFYPSHQKMLAVGARLRIRGEVKGGFWGRQMLHPAFRLAGGELPASLTPVYPTTAGLPQPYLRRAVVSALTRVDLSETLPPGVAPPMARFSAEIGLQRLYSLREALTFLHHPTPDVALSTLEDHSHPAWQRLKAEELLAQQLSQQQSRRERDRLRAPVLRPRHSADGALPLHEQLLAVLPFDLTAAQRRVGEEIAADLARQVPMHRLLQGDVGSGKTVVSALAACLAMDAGWQCALMAPTEILAEQHFAKMIGWLEPLLAARGRKVAWLVGGQKKKDRTAMLALVASGEAALVVGTHAVIQEQVQFKNLALAIIDEQHRFGVAQRLALRQKLAAHGMEPHMLMMSATPIPRTLAMSYYADLDVSVIDELPPGRTPIVTKLIADSRKDEVIARIGAQVEAGRQVYWVCPLIEESEALDLSNATATHADLSEALPGCMVGLLHSRMPTAERKAVMALFTSGQMGVLVSTTVIEVGVDVPNASLMVIEHAERFGLSQLHQLRGRVGRGAAASACVLLYATNDSGRVGETAKERLRAMAETNDGFEIARRDLEIRGPGEFLGARQSGDALLRFADLHTDTLLLEWARELAPLMLDRYPQLAAQHVARWLGGKSDFLKA from the coding sequence ATGCCAGCCCCTGCCAAAGATTCCTCCCGCGCTGCAGCCCGCACCGCGCCTGCCGCAGCCTCCAAGGGCGCGGTTTCGGTGGCGCAAAAGGCCCTGCAAAAGCTGGGGCTGCGGCGCGACATCGACCTGGCCCTGCACCTGCCGCTGCGCTACGAGGACGAAACCCGCATCACGCCCCTGGCCAACGCCCGCGACGGGCAGATGATGCAGATTGAAGCCACGGTGACGGCCAGCGAGGTGCAGTTACGCCCTCGGCGCCAACTGGTGGTGCAGGTGGAAGATGCGACGGGGGTTTGCGAGCTGCGCTTTTTCAGCTTCTACCCGTCGCACCAGAAAATGCTGGCCGTGGGTGCGCGCCTGCGCATCCGGGGCGAGGTCAAAGGGGGCTTTTGGGGGCGGCAGATGCTGCACCCGGCGTTTCGGCTGGCTGGGGGTGAGCTGCCCGCCTCCCTCACCCCCGTATACCCGACCACTGCTGGCTTGCCGCAGCCCTACCTGCGCCGCGCCGTGGTCAGCGCCCTCACGCGTGTCGATCTGTCTGAAACGCTGCCGCCAGGCGTGGCGCCGCCCATGGCACGATTTAGTGCTGAAATTGGCCTTCAGCGCTTATACAGCTTGCGCGAGGCGCTCACTTTTTTGCACCACCCCACGCCCGATGTGGCGCTGTCCACCCTGGAGGACCACAGCCACCCCGCCTGGCAGCGCCTGAAGGCCGAGGAGTTGCTGGCCCAGCAGCTGTCGCAGCAGCAGTCACGGCGCGAACGCGACAGGCTGCGCGCACCGGTGTTGCGGCCCCGGCACAGCGCCGATGGCGCCTTGCCGCTGCATGAACAGCTTTTGGCCGTGCTGCCGTTTGACCTGACCGCCGCCCAGCGCCGCGTGGGCGAGGAAATCGCGGCCGACCTGGCCCGCCAGGTGCCCATGCACCGCTTGCTGCAGGGCGATGTGGGTTCGGGCAAAACCGTGGTGTCGGCCCTGGCCGCCTGCCTGGCCATGGACGCGGGCTGGCAGTGCGCGCTGATGGCACCCACCGAAATCCTTGCCGAGCAGCACTTTGCCAAGATGATCGGCTGGCTCGAACCCCTGCTGGCCGCGCGCGGCCGCAAGGTGGCCTGGCTGGTGGGCGGGCAGAAAAAGAAGGATCGCACCGCCATGCTGGCGCTGGTGGCCAGCGGCGAGGCCGCGCTGGTGGTGGGCACGCACGCCGTGATCCAGGAGCAGGTGCAGTTCAAAAACCTGGCGCTGGCCATCATCGACGAGCAACACCGTTTTGGTGTGGCACAGCGGCTGGCCTTGCGGCAAAAGTTGGCGGCCCATGGCATGGAGCCCCACATGTTGATGATGAGCGCCACGCCCATCCCGCGCACGCTGGCCATGAGCTACTACGCCGACCTGGATGTGTCCGTCATCGACGAGCTGCCCCCCGGCCGCACGCCCATCGTCACCAAGCTCATTGCCGACAGCCGCAAGGACGAGGTGATCGCACGCATCGGCGCGCAGGTGGAGGCCGGGCGGCAGGTGTACTGGGTGTGCCCGCTGATTGAAGAGAGCGAGGCGCTGGACCTGAGCAACGCCACCGCCACCCACGCCGATCTGAGCGAGGCCTTGCCGGGCTGCATGGTCGGCCTGCTGCACTCGCGCATGCCCACCGCCGAGAGGAAGGCTGTGATGGCGCTCTTCACCAGTGGCCAGATGGGCGTGCTGGTCAGCACCACCGTGATTGAAGTGGGCGTGGACGTGCCCAACGCCTCGCTTATGGTCATTGAACATGCCGAGCGTTTTGGCCTCTCGCAACTGCACCAGCTGCGCGGCCGGGTGGGGCGCGGCGCGGCGGCGTCGGCCTGCGTGCTGCTATACGCCACCAACGACAGCGGCCGTGTGGGCGAAACCGCCAAGGAGCGCCTGCGTGCCATGGCCGAGACCAATGACGGCTTCGAGATCGCGCGGCGCGATCTGGAAATCCGAGGCCCCGGCGAGTTTCTGGGCGCGCGCCAGTCGGGGGACGCGCTGCTGCGGTTTGCAGACCTCCACACCGACACCCTGCTGCTCGAATGGGCGCGCGAGCTGGCCCCGCTGATGCTCGACCGCTACCCCCAGCTGGCGGCACAACACGTGGCGCGCTGGTTGGGTGGAAAATCGGACTTTCTCAAGGCATGA
- a CDS encoding HD-GYP domain-containing protein, whose protein sequence is MLKRIQIQHLTLGMYLHEFCGSWMEHPFWKAKFLLKDPKDLARIQATAIHECWIDTAKGLDVAVGTTSESREEVDARIETNFSRLEDLPPLEVTLPVPQPPVRDRRPTDMDSELKIAAAICVQSKTAVVSMFNEARMGRAVDSASAVGLVEEIADSVARNPGALISLARLKTADDYTYMHSVAVCALMVALGRQLKLNDEQTRLAGLAGLLHDLGKAAIPLSVLNKPGKLTDAEFVVVRSHPVEGYHMLKAGGKVPDAVLDACLHHHEKIDGSGYPDKLKGESISVIARMTAICDVYDAITSDRPYKRGWDPSESLRRMAEWTTDHFDARFFQAFVKSIGIYPVGSLVRLTSGRIGVVTEQVPTALTTPRVKVFFSTKSDLRIPAELVDLAAPGCNEKIVAREDPDKWRFPDLAELWSGFADKPW, encoded by the coding sequence ATGCTCAAGCGTATTCAAATTCAACACCTCACTCTGGGCATGTACCTGCATGAGTTTTGTGGCTCCTGGATGGAGCATCCTTTCTGGAAGGCCAAGTTCCTGCTGAAAGACCCCAAGGACCTTGCCCGCATCCAGGCCACCGCCATCCACGAGTGCTGGATCGACACCGCCAAGGGCCTGGATGTCGCCGTCGGCACCACATCGGAGTCCCGCGAGGAGGTGGACGCGCGTATCGAGACCAACTTCAGCCGGCTCGAAGACCTGCCCCCTCTGGAAGTGACGCTGCCCGTGCCGCAGCCCCCGGTGCGCGACCGCCGCCCCACCGACATGGACAGTGAACTCAAGATCGCCGCCGCTATCTGCGTGCAATCCAAAACGGCAGTGGTCTCGATGTTCAACGAAGCGCGCATGGGCCGCGCGGTGGACTCCGCCAGCGCGGTGGGGCTGGTCGAGGAGATTGCCGATTCCGTCGCACGCAACCCGGGCGCGCTGATCAGCCTGGCACGCCTGAAGACTGCTGATGACTACACCTACATGCACTCTGTGGCCGTGTGTGCGCTGATGGTCGCACTGGGGCGCCAGCTCAAGCTCAACGATGAGCAGACGCGACTCGCAGGCCTGGCTGGCCTGCTGCATGACCTGGGCAAGGCCGCGATCCCGCTGTCGGTGCTCAACAAGCCGGGCAAACTCACCGACGCGGAGTTCGTGGTGGTGCGCAGCCATCCGGTGGAGGGTTATCACATGCTCAAAGCTGGCGGCAAGGTGCCCGACGCGGTGCTCGATGCCTGCCTGCACCACCACGAAAAAATTGACGGCTCCGGCTACCCCGACAAGCTCAAGGGCGAGAGCATCAGCGTGATTGCCCGCATGACTGCGATCTGCGATGTGTATGACGCCATTACCTCTGACCGCCCGTACAAACGCGGCTGGGACCCCTCCGAATCCCTGCGCCGCATGGCCGAGTGGACAACCGATCACTTTGACGCACGGTTTTTCCAGGCGTTTGTCAAAAGCATCGGCATCTACCCGGTGGGCTCACTGGTGCGCCTCACATCGGGGCGCATTGGTGTCGTGACCGAACAGGTGCCCACGGCCCTCACAACGCCGAGGGTCAAAGTGTTCTTTTCAACCAAGTCCGATCTGCGCATTCCCGCCGAGCTGGTGGACCTGGCTGCGCCGGGCTGCAACGAAAAAATCGTGGCCCGCGAAGACCCCGACAAATGGCGCTTTCCGGACCTGGCCGAGCTGTGGTCGGGGTTTGCCGACAAGCCCTGGTAG
- a CDS encoding 1-phosphofructokinase family hexose kinase, translated as MPALITLTLNPALDLATRTDHVAPTHKLRCSPAQRFAGGGGINVARVLHRLGADVQAWALTGGAAGAQVQQLLADEGVATMLQPIAGDTRENFSVVETTTGQEFRFVLPGPTLHASEWQACLSALAAQTPPPRWLIASGSLPPGTPDDFYAQLARALSTRGAQVVIDTSGPPLAAALQAGVALVKPSLRELREVVQQPLEHAADWCAAAQSLVHSGAAQTVALSVGEQGAVLATREGVWQAPALNVPATTGTTGAGDCFLAALVWALDRGDAPAEALRWGVAAGAAALLHPGTTLAQADDVQRLVRSVPAPMALTTRS; from the coding sequence GTGCCCGCCCTGATCACCCTCACCCTCAACCCGGCGCTGGACCTGGCCACCCGCACCGACCATGTGGCCCCCACCCACAAGCTGCGCTGCAGCCCCGCGCAGCGCTTTGCGGGCGGCGGCGGCATCAACGTGGCGCGGGTGCTGCACCGCCTGGGTGCCGATGTGCAAGCGTGGGCGCTGACCGGGGGCGCAGCAGGCGCACAAGTGCAGCAGTTGCTGGCCGATGAGGGCGTTGCCACCATGCTGCAGCCCATTGCAGGCGACACGCGCGAGAACTTTTCGGTCGTCGAGACCACCACCGGCCAGGAGTTTCGGTTTGTGCTGCCCGGCCCCACGCTGCACGCCAGTGAGTGGCAGGCCTGCCTGAGTGCACTGGCGGCACAAACCCCACCGCCGCGCTGGCTCATTGCCAGCGGCAGCTTGCCGCCCGGCACGCCCGACGACTTCTACGCCCAGCTGGCGCGTGCGCTGTCCACCCGGGGGGCGCAAGTGGTCATCGACACCTCGGGCCCACCATTGGCTGCCGCGCTGCAGGCCGGTGTGGCCCTGGTCAAGCCCAGCCTGCGCGAGCTGCGCGAGGTGGTGCAGCAACCGCTGGAGCATGCCGCCGACTGGTGCGCCGCCGCCCAGTCGCTGGTGCACAGCGGCGCCGCCCAGACCGTGGCCCTGTCGGTGGGCGAACAAGGCGCGGTGCTGGCCACGCGTGAAGGTGTGTGGCAGGCGCCAGCGCTGAACGTGCCTGCCACCACCGGCACCACGGGCGCGGGCGACTGTTTTCTGGCAGCGCTGGTCTGGGCGCTGGACCGGGGCGATGCGCCTGCCGAGGCGCTGCGCTGGGGCGTCGCCGCAGGCGCCGCCGCGCTGCTGCACCCGGGCACCACACTGGCTCAGGCCGATGACGTGCAGCGGCTGGTGCGCAGCGTGCCCGCGCCGATGGCTCTCACCACCCGGTCATAG
- the queA gene encoding tRNA preQ1(34) S-adenosylmethionine ribosyltransferase-isomerase QueA, whose product MTDLSSGAASAPLASAPRVFTLSDFDFSLPPELIAQHPAPERSASRLLDGHAMQPVDRIFRELPGLLRAGDLLVFNDTRVVKARIFGEKASGGKLELLIERVLPAEADNPGNEVVAHMKVSKKPLPGSVVHMAGGRKAGGFDAQLLGRWPTEDGPLFRFALHGPAGESPWELMERHGHLPLPPYIERQQNTAHDPDEAEDSQRYQTVFARNPGAVAAPTAALHFDEGVLADMAARGIERASVTLHVGAGTFQPCKTENLAEHQMHSEWYEVPLATLAALERCRQRGGRVVAVGTTTVRTLESWARTGQATGDTNIFITPGFDFQVVDVLVTNFHLPKSTLMMLVSAFAGYAHIMGLYRHAIAQQYRFFSYGDAMLLERARSTP is encoded by the coding sequence ATGACCGATCTCTCCAGCGGCGCAGCCAGTGCGCCCCTCGCCTCCGCACCGCGCGTTTTCACCCTCAGCGACTTCGATTTTTCGCTGCCCCCTGAACTCATTGCCCAGCACCCCGCGCCCGAGCGCAGCGCCTCGCGCCTGCTTGACGGCCACGCCATGCAGCCCGTGGACCGCATCTTTCGCGAGCTACCCGGCCTGCTGCGCGCGGGCGACCTGCTGGTGTTCAACGACACGCGCGTGGTCAAGGCGCGCATCTTTGGCGAGAAGGCCAGCGGCGGCAAGCTGGAGCTGCTGATCGAGCGCGTGCTGCCCGCCGAGGCTGACAACCCGGGCAACGAAGTCGTGGCCCACATGAAGGTCAGCAAAAAACCCCTGCCCGGCAGCGTGGTGCACATGGCCGGTGGCCGCAAGGCGGGCGGCTTTGACGCCCAACTGCTGGGCCGCTGGCCCACCGAGGACGGCCCGCTGTTCCGCTTTGCGCTGCACGGCCCCGCAGGCGAGTCGCCCTGGGAGCTGATGGAGCGCCACGGCCACCTGCCGCTGCCGCCCTACATCGAGCGCCAGCAAAACACCGCCCATGACCCGGACGAGGCTGAGGACAGCCAGCGCTACCAGACCGTGTTTGCGCGCAACCCCGGCGCCGTGGCCGCGCCCACGGCCGCGCTGCACTTTGACGAAGGCGTGCTGGCCGACATGGCGGCGCGCGGCATCGAGCGCGCCAGCGTCACGTTGCACGTGGGCGCAGGCACCTTCCAACCCTGCAAGACCGAGAACCTGGCCGAGCACCAGATGCACAGCGAGTGGTACGAAGTGCCCCTGGCCACGCTGGCCGCGCTGGAGCGCTGCCGCCAGCGCGGCGGCCGCGTGGTGGCCGTGGGCACAACGACGGTGCGCACGCTCGAATCCTGGGCCCGAACCGGCCAGGCCACCGGTGACACCAACATCTTCATCACGCCGGGCTTTGACTTCCAGGTGGTGGATGTGCTGGTCACCAACTTCCACCTGCCCAAGAGCACGCTGATGATGCTAGTGAGCGCGTTTGCGGGCTACGCCCACATCATGGGCCTGTACCGGCACGCGATCGCGCAGCAGTACCGCTTCTTCAGCTACGGCGACGCGATGCTGCTGGAGCGTGCGCGCAGCACGCCGTGA
- a CDS encoding DMT family transporter, which translates to MSPTHPATASGDALNRHTRLRSALVGIALTVVACACFALLDTATKLVSVGVPLLMALWMRYLFQSVLTTAFVLHREGLAALRTTQPRFQALRGALFTATSLFGFISIMHMPLPEFTAVVATTPLCVTVVAALWLHQRVSAWRWLLVAIGLTGTLAIIRPGSDAFTWALMWPLCLLASGTGYQVISSKMAGHESPATTQLYTSWIATALVSLGVPFVWQSITDPWLWAGMFTMGLSSAVGHMLLLNAYARTTPVTIAPFLYSQIGFAMLAGWLVYRHVPDAWSLAGMAAIVLSGAASAWLTVRETR; encoded by the coding sequence GTGAGCCCCACGCATCCCGCCACCGCCTCCGGCGACGCTCTGAACCGCCATACACGGCTGCGCTCGGCCCTGGTGGGCATCGCGCTGACGGTGGTGGCCTGCGCGTGTTTTGCGCTGCTGGACACCGCCACCAAACTGGTGAGCGTGGGTGTGCCGCTGCTGATGGCGCTGTGGATGCGCTACCTGTTCCAGTCGGTGCTGACCACGGCCTTTGTGCTGCACCGCGAGGGGCTGGCCGCGCTGCGCACCACACAGCCGCGCTTTCAGGCGCTGCGCGGGGCGCTGTTCACGGCCACCAGCCTGTTTGGCTTTATCAGCATCATGCACATGCCCCTGCCCGAGTTCACGGCCGTGGTGGCCACCACACCGCTGTGCGTGACGGTGGTGGCCGCCCTGTGGCTGCACCAGCGCGTGAGCGCCTGGCGCTGGCTGCTGGTGGCCATCGGCCTCACGGGCACGCTGGCCATCATCCGCCCGGGCAGCGACGCCTTCACCTGGGCCCTGATGTGGCCACTGTGCCTGCTGGCCTCGGGCACGGGTTACCAGGTCATCAGCAGCAAGATGGCCGGGCACGAGAGCCCCGCCACCACGCAGCTCTACACGAGCTGGATCGCCACCGCACTGGTGTCGCTGGGGGTGCCGTTTGTGTGGCAGTCCATCACCGACCCGTGGCTGTGGGCGGGCATGTTCACCATGGGCCTGTCGAGCGCGGTGGGCCACATGCTGCTGCTCAACGCCTATGCGCGCACCACGCCGGTGACGATTGCGCCGTTTCTGTATTCGCAGATCGGGTTTGCGATGCTGGCGGGCTGGCTGGTGTACCGCCACGTGCCCGACGCGTGGTCGCTGGCGGGCATGGCGGCCATTGTGCTCAGCGGCGCGGCCAGCGCGTGGCTGACCGTGCGCGAGACACGTTAA
- a CDS encoding gamma-glutamyltransferase family protein translates to MNPHPIDWSLPYTSHRSAVMGRNVVSTSQPLAAQAGLRMLLAGGNAVDAALAAAMVLTVVEPTGCGLGSDGFAIVWDGKELHGLNASGRSPAAWTPEYFEKLGGIPEMGWNAVTVPGAVSAWVALSKRLGKLPFAQLAQPAIDYARNGFPVSPTIARQWALGAAKLGAQPGFAECFIPNGRVPQAGEIFRSEAHARTLELIAETEGEAFYRGVIAERIVAHAQAHGGAMTLADLAAHQADWVGTISQRFGDSVVHEIPPNGQGIAALMALGMLDAHGIGAHPVDDVETVHASIEAMKLAFVDLHQYNADIDAMPVKPDALLSPDYLRSRAALIDTARAGDPGHGAPRPGGTVYLAAADASGMMVSFIQSNYMGFGSGVVVPGTGISLQNRGHGFNLIPGHANQVAPRKRPSHTIIPAFAMHADGTPQMAFGVMGGPMQSQGHTQMALRVLRYGQNPQAAADAPRWRVTGGKGVAVEPGFDPAVIAALRARGHEVTVEEGNGVFAFGGAQLVLRNGNTYIAGSDPRKDGHAVAF, encoded by the coding sequence ATGAACCCCCATCCAATCGACTGGTCCCTTCCCTACACTTCCCACCGCAGCGCGGTCATGGGCCGCAACGTGGTTTCCACCTCGCAGCCACTGGCCGCACAGGCGGGCCTGCGCATGCTGCTGGCCGGTGGCAACGCGGTGGACGCCGCGCTGGCTGCCGCCATGGTGCTCACCGTGGTCGAGCCCACCGGCTGCGGCCTGGGCAGCGATGGCTTTGCCATCGTGTGGGACGGCAAGGAGCTGCACGGCCTCAACGCCTCGGGTCGCTCGCCCGCAGCCTGGACGCCGGAATATTTTGAAAAGCTGGGCGGCATCCCCGAGATGGGCTGGAACGCCGTCACCGTGCCCGGCGCCGTATCGGCCTGGGTGGCGCTGTCCAAGCGGTTGGGCAAGCTACCTTTTGCGCAACTGGCCCAGCCTGCCATCGACTACGCGCGCAACGGTTTCCCCGTGTCGCCCACCATCGCCCGGCAATGGGCGCTGGGCGCGGCCAAGCTGGGCGCGCAGCCCGGGTTTGCCGAGTGTTTTATTCCGAATGGTCGCGTGCCCCAGGCGGGTGAAATCTTCCGCAGCGAAGCCCATGCGCGCACGCTGGAGCTGATTGCCGAGACCGAAGGCGAGGCCTTCTACCGTGGCGTGATCGCCGAGCGCATCGTGGCGCATGCGCAGGCCCATGGTGGCGCCATGACACTGGCCGACCTGGCCGCGCACCAGGCCGACTGGGTGGGCACCATCAGCCAGCGTTTTGGTGATTCGGTGGTCCATGAGATTCCGCCCAACGGCCAGGGCATTGCGGCGCTGATGGCGCTGGGCATGCTCGACGCGCATGGCATCGGGGCGCACCCGGTGGACGATGTGGAGACCGTGCACGCCAGCATCGAGGCCATGAAGCTCGCGTTTGTCGACCTGCACCAGTACAACGCCGACATCGATGCCATGCCGGTGAAGCCGGATGCGCTGCTGAGCCCCGACTACCTGCGCAGCCGCGCCGCGCTGATCGACACCGCGCGCGCTGGCGACCCCGGCCACGGCGCTCCCCGCCCCGGCGGCACGGTGTACCTGGCGGCGGCAGATGCGTCCGGGATGATGGTCTCGTTCATCCAGTCCAACTACATGGGCTTCGGCTCGGGCGTGGTCGTGCCAGGCACGGGCATCAGCCTGCAGAACCGGGGCCACGGCTTCAACCTGATCCCGGGCCACGCCAACCAGGTGGCGCCGCGCAAGCGCCCTTCGCACACCATCATCCCGGCCTTTGCCATGCATGCCGATGGCACGCCGCAGATGGCCTTTGGCGTGATGGGCGGCCCCATGCAAAGCCAGGGCCACACGCAGATGGCGCTGCGCGTGCTGCGCTACGGCCAGAACCCGCAGGCCGCCGCCGATGCACCCCGCTGGCGCGTGACGGGCGGCAAGGGCGTGGCGGTGGAGCCCGGGTTCGACCCCGCCGTGATCGCCGCATTGCGCGCGCGCGGCCACGAGGTGACGGTGGAAGAGGGTAACGGCGTGTTCGCCTTTGGCGGTGCCCAGCTGGTGCTGCGCAATGGCAACACCTACATCGCCGGTTCCGACCCACGCAAGGATGGGCACGCGGTGGCGTTCTGA